In a genomic window of Streptomyces sp. NBC_00525:
- a CDS encoding GNAT family N-acetyltransferase has protein sequence MSDFVTKVVGPDDWPEVGAFFRPKGLVENCWCTYFRMTAKERSSCGTAAREDRLRDLVESGERVGVIGSVDGVPVGWIGVGPRPGFPRLRGSRAAKLLKGEDPEHIWSVVCLYLAREHRHQGLARVLIERAVEWARDEKAEVIEAYPEDDRKPEFERGSFHGRVSTFESCGFTVVEPRLRHRALVRKELR, from the coding sequence ATGAGCGATTTCGTAACCAAAGTGGTCGGGCCGGACGACTGGCCCGAGGTCGGCGCCTTCTTCCGGCCGAAGGGCCTGGTGGAGAACTGCTGGTGCACGTACTTCCGCATGACCGCCAAGGAACGCTCCTCCTGCGGAACGGCGGCGCGGGAGGACAGGCTGCGCGACCTGGTCGAGTCCGGTGAACGCGTGGGCGTCATCGGCTCGGTCGACGGTGTCCCCGTCGGCTGGATCGGGGTCGGCCCCCGGCCCGGCTTCCCGAGGCTGCGCGGGTCCCGGGCGGCGAAGCTGCTCAAGGGCGAGGACCCGGAGCACATCTGGTCCGTCGTCTGTCTCTACCTCGCCCGCGAGCACCGGCACCAGGGACTGGCCAGGGTGCTCATCGAGCGGGCGGTGGAGTGGGCACGGGACGAGAAGGCCGAAGTCATCGAGGCGTACCCGGAGGACGACCGGAAGCCCGAGTTCGAACGCGGCAGCTTCCACGGCCGGGTGAGCACCTTCGAGTCCTGCGGGTTCACCGTCGTCGAGCCCCGGTTGCGGCACAGAGCGCTCGTACGGAAGGAACTGCGTTGA
- a CDS encoding transketolase, which yields MPGPARLEARARAVREHIVDMCAGPEGGHLGGSMSAVEILVALFFHTMHIDSDDPEWKERDIFVLSKGHAAMALYATLAEREFITREEVGTFCRPGSRLATHGNAAVPGVEFATGSLGHGLALANGTSWAQRQAGPAPAHTFVLLGDGELQEGTVWEAAQVSRALDAVNLVAVIDVNRFQQTGAVREVSDGAPVADRWRGFGWHTVEVDGHDLGALCAVLDEATRTPGPTAVVCRTVKARGVGVLAGRASSHFVRLDTERKLARVRAGLGRAAAGAPAAPTAEGVSGHD from the coding sequence CTGCCGGGCCCGGCGCGCCTCGAAGCGCGCGCACGGGCCGTCCGCGAGCACATCGTGGACATGTGCGCGGGCCCCGAGGGCGGGCACCTGGGCGGCTCGATGTCGGCCGTCGAGATCCTGGTCGCGCTCTTCTTCCACACGATGCACATCGACTCCGACGACCCGGAGTGGAAGGAACGGGACATCTTCGTGCTGAGCAAGGGCCATGCGGCGATGGCCCTGTACGCCACGCTCGCCGAGCGGGAGTTCATCACCCGCGAGGAGGTCGGCACGTTCTGCCGGCCGGGGAGCCGGCTCGCCACCCACGGCAACGCCGCCGTCCCCGGCGTCGAGTTCGCCACCGGGTCCCTCGGGCACGGGCTCGCGCTGGCCAACGGCACGTCCTGGGCGCAGCGCCAGGCCGGCCCGGCGCCCGCGCACACGTTCGTGCTGCTCGGCGACGGCGAACTCCAGGAGGGCACGGTCTGGGAGGCGGCCCAGGTGAGCCGCGCGCTGGACGCCGTCAACCTGGTCGCGGTGATCGACGTCAACCGGTTCCAGCAGACCGGGGCCGTGCGCGAGGTGAGCGACGGAGCGCCGGTCGCCGACCGCTGGCGCGGCTTCGGCTGGCACACCGTCGAGGTGGACGGGCACGACCTGGGGGCGCTCTGCGCGGTCCTCGACGAGGCGACCCGGACGCCGGGGCCGACCGCGGTGGTGTGCCGCACGGTCAAGGCGCGGGGCGTGGGGGTCCTGGCGGGCCGGGCCTCGTCCCACTTCGTCCGGCTGGACACCGAGCGGAAGCTGGCGCGGGTCCGCGCCGGCCTGGGCCGGGCCGCCGCCGGCGCTCCGGCCGCTCCGACCGCCGAGGGGGTGTCCGGCCATGACTGA
- a CDS encoding sulfotransferase family protein, whose translation MTDQPGLLALWCVPRSRSTAFERAMYERGDLLVVHEPFSRVCDFGEAEVAGRTCASQEEVMTALTETAADRPVFFKDTTDFRLDRLGARPDFLRRCRHAAMVRNPRDTVRSHLVMQADATSPAMGFGHLWDIVSTVTSAGHPMHLVDGDRVAGDPETEMRRYCAAMGIEFLASSLDFRKEPPASWKATERWHAGASESNALGAAPAGRKRFPEGLEEIALAFERDQLPYYERITAALGGATR comes from the coding sequence ATGACGGATCAGCCGGGTCTGCTGGCCCTGTGGTGCGTGCCGCGCTCACGGTCGACCGCGTTCGAACGTGCCATGTACGAGCGCGGCGACCTCCTCGTCGTCCACGAGCCGTTCTCCCGCGTGTGCGACTTCGGCGAGGCCGAGGTCGCGGGCCGTACCTGCGCGAGCCAGGAGGAGGTGATGACGGCCCTGACCGAAACAGCGGCGGACCGGCCGGTCTTCTTCAAGGACACGACCGACTTCCGCCTCGACCGGCTGGGCGCGAGGCCGGACTTCCTGCGGCGCTGCCGCCATGCGGCGATGGTCCGCAACCCCCGCGACACCGTGCGCTCGCACCTGGTGATGCAGGCCGACGCCACGTCCCCGGCCATGGGGTTCGGGCATCTGTGGGACATCGTCTCCACCGTGACGTCCGCCGGGCATCCGATGCATCTCGTCGACGGCGACCGGGTGGCCGGCGACCCGGAGACGGAGATGCGGCGCTACTGCGCGGCCATGGGGATCGAGTTCCTCGCCTCGTCGCTCGACTTCAGGAAGGAGCCGCCGGCGAGCTGGAAGGCCACGGAACGCTGGCACGCCGGTGCGAGCGAGTCGAACGCCCTGGGCGCCGCCCCGGCCGGGAGGAAGCGGTTCCCGGAGGGTCTGGAGGAGATCGCCCTCGCCTTCGAGCGGGACCAACTCCCCTACTACGAACGGATTACGGCGGCACTGGGCGGAGCCACCCGCTAG
- a CDS encoding RimK family alpha-L-glutamate ligase: MPVGVLLSTVRYEERRLLSELEHREIPVVRLDARTMSFGPADTGGLRGMTVLNREISSQRAALAAESLEAFGARPLNDASATRVCGNKWSTYLRLTRSGVPTPVTLLAPTPETGRAAIAAVGYPAVVKPLSSSWGNRVGLITDRHAADAVLETCAALPSAVARTVIVQEAVRPGSPDIRGIVVDGVCLGLISRSGGDWRNNVARGATVERLAPSEELHRLCVRAAAAVGARIAGVDLVERADGAHTVIEVNARVEFQGFERATGVDVAAHMVGACTAGTTEVREPV; encoded by the coding sequence GTGCCGGTCGGAGTCCTGCTGTCGACCGTCCGCTACGAGGAGCGGCGGCTCCTGTCCGAACTGGAGCACCGCGAGATCCCGGTGGTCCGGCTGGACGCCCGCACCATGTCGTTCGGGCCCGCGGACACCGGGGGGCTGCGGGGGATGACGGTGCTCAACCGTGAGATCTCCAGCCAGCGCGCGGCGCTCGCGGCCGAGTCCCTGGAGGCGTTCGGGGCCCGGCCGCTGAACGACGCGTCGGCGACCCGGGTCTGCGGCAACAAGTGGTCCACCTATCTGCGGCTGACGCGGTCCGGTGTACCGACCCCGGTGACCCTGCTGGCGCCGACCCCCGAGACCGGCAGGGCGGCCATCGCCGCGGTCGGCTACCCCGCCGTGGTCAAGCCCCTGAGCTCGTCCTGGGGGAACCGGGTCGGCCTGATCACCGACCGGCACGCGGCCGACGCCGTCCTGGAGACCTGTGCCGCGCTGCCGTCGGCGGTCGCGAGAACGGTGATCGTCCAGGAGGCGGTCCGGCCCGGCTCGCCGGACATCCGGGGCATCGTGGTCGACGGTGTCTGCCTGGGCCTGATCAGCCGGTCGGGCGGCGACTGGCGGAACAACGTGGCCCGAGGGGCGACGGTCGAGCGGCTCGCGCCGAGCGAGGAGCTGCACCGGCTGTGCGTGCGGGCGGCCGCCGCCGTGGGCGCGCGGATCGCCGGGGTGGACCTCGTGGAACGGGCGGACGGGGCGCACACGGTGATCGAGGTGAACGCGCGGGTGGAATTCCAGGGATTCGAGCGGGCGACGGGTGTCGACGTCGCCGCACACATGGTCGGGGCCTGCACGGCCGGGACGACCGAGGTGAGGGAACCGGTATGA
- a CDS encoding M20/M25/M40 family metallo-hydrolase: MTTHQERPRERRLTDHDAVALLAEVVAIPSVSGSEQKLAERLRDFAAGFGAESHLDEVGNVHAVVGRGTRTVMLLSHLDTVAGDVPYEHGEHLVRGRGAADAKGALTAMLVAALTSRHLGLRVHWVGVVEEETLWSRGAEYVRTSVPVPDAVIVGEPSGASSVTIGYKGMVELEARCEVARTHTATPGPKSSEILVRALARLFDRYGTRGNDRFGDVGMVVRDGRFEPFSSVCSLVFRTPPGTSPEELRRDVAAVLGEAVEVSAVYDVPAVVVARDSVCVRALSRAIALRGQVPNHKLKTGTSDMNTLSRSWQVPMATYGPGDSRQDHTDDEHILIREYLDGTHILRAALGELDRTLPEAAS; this comes from the coding sequence ATGACGACTCATCAGGAAAGACCTCGGGAGAGGCGGCTGACCGACCATGACGCGGTCGCGCTGCTGGCCGAGGTGGTGGCGATCCCGTCCGTGTCCGGCAGCGAGCAGAAGCTCGCGGAGCGGTTACGGGACTTCGCGGCCGGATTCGGCGCGGAGAGCCACCTGGACGAGGTGGGCAACGTACACGCCGTGGTCGGGCGGGGAACGCGTACGGTCATGCTGCTCAGCCACCTGGACACCGTGGCGGGCGACGTTCCGTACGAGCACGGCGAGCATCTCGTCCGGGGTCGTGGGGCCGCCGACGCCAAGGGGGCGCTGACGGCCATGCTCGTCGCCGCGCTCACCAGCCGCCACCTGGGGCTGCGCGTCCACTGGGTGGGCGTGGTCGAGGAGGAGACGCTGTGGTCGCGGGGTGCGGAGTACGTCCGTACGAGCGTGCCCGTGCCCGACGCCGTGATCGTGGGGGAGCCGAGCGGGGCCTCGTCGGTGACCATCGGCTACAAGGGGATGGTCGAGCTGGAGGCGCGTTGCGAGGTCGCGCGCACCCACACGGCGACCCCCGGACCGAAGTCGAGCGAGATCCTGGTCCGCGCTCTCGCCCGGCTCTTCGACAGGTACGGGACGCGGGGGAACGACCGCTTCGGGGACGTCGGGATGGTCGTCCGGGACGGCCGGTTCGAACCGTTCTCCAGTGTGTGCTCGCTGGTGTTCCGGACACCGCCCGGCACGTCGCCCGAGGAGCTGCGGCGCGATGTCGCGGCGGTTCTCGGCGAGGCGGTCGAGGTGTCGGCGGTGTACGACGTCCCCGCCGTCGTGGTGGCGCGCGATTCGGTGTGCGTACGTGCGCTGTCCCGCGCCATCGCGCTCCGGGGGCAGGTGCCGAACCACAAGCTCAAGACCGGAACGAGCGACATGAACACGTTGAGCAGGAGCTGGCAGGTGCCGATGGCCACCTACGGGCCGGGCGACTCCCGTCAGGACCACACCGACGACGAGCACATCCTGATCCGGGAGTACCTCGACGGAACGCACATCCTGCGGGCCGCCCTGGGCGAGCTGGACAGGACTCTTCCGGAGGCCGCGTCATGA
- a CDS encoding BtrH N-terminal domain-containing protein — protein sequence MNTGSTTETTARRARWNGVTGSYPQWYEDPLSCLFTTLGSVLMEHGLRPVDVLGAACEFAYAPGDAMCEEFYRPAQSSRGVAADLCPYHDIESSWTTGSDTKDLIRLVEAHSGVIVAVDNYHLPFRPAFHDVHAAHLVVVPGWRRTPGGEAEFYVSDAQPPKFQGWLAAEHLVNSWLSGNPSDVQDMFFSSREIGGRVLTTRVRPHADGSGGVPTARALRGNLDRWDTGTARAADRVWSGRAGLRRFVERLRENRDDPEELRGAYTFGWTMQAQAFLHGRFAQERARLTGRPALLEVAASADRVVSAWSNVRLLGAHAARTEGIAGLVPRRGAELVLAYERLAADWRLALAGEGAGLR from the coding sequence GTGAACACAGGCAGCACGACGGAGACGACAGCGCGCCGGGCCCGGTGGAACGGCGTCACCGGCAGTTACCCGCAGTGGTACGAGGACCCGTTGAGCTGCCTGTTCACCACGCTGGGCAGCGTCCTCATGGAACACGGGCTGCGGCCGGTGGACGTGCTCGGCGCGGCCTGCGAGTTCGCGTACGCGCCCGGCGACGCGATGTGCGAGGAGTTCTACCGGCCCGCCCAGAGCAGCCGGGGTGTGGCGGCCGACCTCTGCCCGTACCACGACATCGAGTCCAGCTGGACGACGGGCTCGGACACGAAGGATCTGATCCGCCTGGTCGAGGCGCACTCCGGCGTCATCGTGGCGGTGGACAACTACCACCTGCCGTTCCGTCCCGCCTTCCACGACGTGCACGCCGCCCACCTGGTCGTGGTGCCGGGATGGCGCCGGACGCCCGGCGGCGAGGCGGAGTTCTACGTCTCCGACGCGCAACCGCCTAAGTTCCAGGGCTGGCTGGCCGCCGAGCATTTGGTGAACAGCTGGCTGTCCGGCAATCCGTCGGACGTCCAGGACATGTTCTTCTCCAGCCGGGAGATCGGCGGCCGCGTCCTCACGACGAGGGTCCGGCCGCACGCCGACGGGTCCGGCGGCGTCCCCACCGCGCGGGCGCTCCGCGGCAACCTCGACCGCTGGGACACCGGTACGGCGCGGGCCGCGGACCGGGTGTGGAGCGGCCGGGCCGGGCTGCGCCGCTTCGTGGAACGCCTCCGGGAGAACCGCGACGACCCGGAGGAACTGCGCGGCGCCTACACGTTCGGCTGGACGATGCAGGCGCAGGCCTTCCTGCACGGCCGGTTCGCCCAGGAACGCGCGCGGCTGACCGGGCGGCCGGCTCTCCTCGAAGTGGCGGCGTCCGCGGACCGGGTCGTGTCGGCCTGGTCCAATGTGCGGCTGCTCGGCGCCCACGCGGCCCGGACGGAGGGCATCGCCGGTCTCGTGCCGCGTCGCGGCGCCGAGCTGGTGCTCGCGTACGAGCGGCTGGCCGCCGACTGGCGGCTCGCCCTGGCCGGGGAAGGGGCGGGCCTGCGATGA
- a CDS encoding transketolase family protein, with amino-acid sequence MTETTSEQVSTRAVFADALPELAVRHNVLVVDTDTGSIRPTPEMDYVNVGIAENAAIGLAAGAEHCGRRALVCTFAAFSVSRAFEFIKLDIAYPRRRVCVVGTHGGASGGWLGPTHHATEDLALMNALPHMRVVVPADARQAVSLLEQCLEYDGPTYLRLGRKASPVFADLPAPELGVPQEVRPGDDVALVATGPEVLATALEVARGLAGAGYGAQVINVHTVDPESAGAAGRAVAARCRWLVTLEEAWTSGGMGAQVAAAVGARGTPWLPIGVTGFLPPGSHTSLLEASGLTTESVLRQVLRFVTRPK; translated from the coding sequence ATGACTGAGACCACGTCGGAGCAGGTGAGCACCCGAGCGGTCTTCGCGGACGCCCTGCCGGAGCTCGCCGTACGCCACAACGTGCTGGTCGTCGACACCGACACCGGAAGCATCAGGCCGACTCCCGAGATGGACTACGTCAACGTCGGCATCGCGGAGAACGCCGCCATCGGACTCGCCGCCGGTGCCGAGCACTGCGGACGGCGGGCCCTGGTCTGCACATTCGCCGCCTTCTCGGTGAGCCGGGCGTTCGAGTTCATCAAGCTCGACATCGCCTACCCCCGGCGGCGCGTGTGCGTCGTCGGCACGCACGGGGGTGCCAGCGGGGGCTGGCTGGGGCCGACCCACCACGCCACCGAGGACCTGGCGCTGATGAACGCCCTGCCGCACATGCGGGTGGTCGTCCCGGCCGACGCCCGCCAGGCCGTCTCGCTGCTGGAGCAGTGCCTGGAGTACGACGGCCCGACCTATCTGCGGCTCGGGCGCAAGGCCTCGCCGGTCTTCGCGGACCTGCCCGCGCCCGAACTCGGCGTCCCCCAGGAGGTGCGCCCCGGCGACGACGTCGCCCTCGTGGCCACGGGTCCGGAGGTGCTCGCCACGGCCCTGGAGGTCGCGCGGGGGCTCGCCGGGGCGGGCTACGGCGCCCAGGTGATCAACGTCCATACCGTCGATCCGGAGTCCGCCGGGGCGGCCGGCCGGGCCGTGGCCGCGCGGTGCCGGTGGCTGGTCACGCTGGAGGAGGCGTGGACGTCCGGCGGTATGGGCGCGCAGGTCGCGGCGGCGGTCGGGGCCCGCGGCACGCCGTGGCTGCCGATCGGCGTCACCGGCTTCCTCCCACCCGGCAGCCACACGTCCTTGCTGGAGGCGAGCGGGCTCACCACCGAGTCCGTTCTCCGCCAGGTGCTGAGGTTCGTCACCCGTCCGAAGTGA
- a CDS encoding [LysW]-aminoadipate kinase, translated as MTVPRIVVKWGGSLQENGGAIADDIAALWREHRIVVVHGGSRDIDETVAELGLPRRTLTSPDGMVTRYTDAPTLSALMMAMRGRTQPRIVSELAARGVTAVGLSGMDGGLVRTERKAAVRAVFGESVRVVRDNLAGRIVGVDTRVLDALHACGMLPVVCPPGMTSGGQPTNVDADRMACAIAAAWRADRLLLFTDTPGVLADREDPGSTIASLSREDARSLLPELSGGMRMKVAAAVEALGGGAQAVQVCDGRVHAPVAAALRGSGTLIGKAVTAQ; from the coding sequence ATGACCGTGCCGAGGATCGTGGTGAAGTGGGGCGGCAGCCTCCAGGAGAACGGCGGGGCGATCGCGGACGACATCGCCGCCCTGTGGCGTGAGCACCGGATCGTCGTGGTGCACGGCGGCTCGCGGGACATCGACGAGACCGTCGCGGAGCTCGGGCTGCCCCGGCGCACCCTGACGTCCCCGGACGGCATGGTGACGCGGTACACCGACGCGCCGACCCTCTCCGCGCTCATGATGGCGATGCGGGGGCGGACCCAGCCGCGGATCGTCTCGGAGCTGGCGGCGCGCGGCGTCACGGCCGTCGGTCTGTCGGGCATGGACGGGGGCCTGGTCCGCACCGAACGCAAGGCGGCGGTCCGCGCGGTGTTCGGCGAGAGCGTCCGCGTGGTGCGCGACAACCTCGCCGGCCGGATCGTCGGCGTGGACACCCGTGTGCTGGACGCGCTGCACGCCTGCGGGATGCTGCCGGTCGTGTGTCCGCCGGGCATGACGTCCGGCGGGCAGCCGACCAATGTGGACGCGGACCGGATGGCCTGCGCGATCGCGGCGGCGTGGCGCGCGGACCGGCTGCTGCTCTTCACGGACACGCCGGGCGTGCTGGCGGACCGCGAGGACCCGGGCTCCACGATCGCTTCGCTGAGCCGGGAGGACGCCCGGAGCCTGCTGCCGGAACTGAGCGGCGGCATGCGGATGAAGGTCGCCGCCGCGGTGGAGGCACTGGGCGGGGGCGCACAGGCGGTTCAGGTCTGCGACGGCCGGGTCCACGCGCCCGTCGCAGCGGCTCTACGAGGCAGCGGAACCCTGATCGGAAAGGCCGTGACAGCTCAATGA
- a CDS encoding DegT/DnrJ/EryC1/StrS family aminotransferase — translation MSGGFVGELALTGGEPVLGALAPVHWPRTTDADRAAVLSVLDSNVLVSDRTAEETAVERLERSWADYLGVRHCVGVSNGTTAIELALLAHGVGPGDEVVVPALTFVATAMAVVHVGATPVYADIDPVTFTMSPDSLAARITERTRAVVPVHLHGLSADLDPIGDLARRHGCVVVEDAAQSQGARYRGVLSGASGNTATFSLQMTKNLPTCGEGGLVVTDDERVAERIRQLRQFGETIRPDRPRRYVSHRLGFNAKLNNVQAAYTSSQLERFDAYREARRSNVTAFLARLRPLEGLTCPSEPDGYEHAWHILRFVVDFERFLPGVDTGAARNLLMRALRAEGMPATRYQMMPVPDQPALRALSGRTAASWPVAQDVVDRSFTLQQRHLPPDAGPVLQSFADAVEKVWSHRETLVKLAEGADR, via the coding sequence ATGAGCGGCGGATTCGTGGGCGAGCTGGCCCTCACCGGCGGCGAACCGGTCCTGGGCGCGCTCGCGCCGGTGCACTGGCCGAGGACGACGGACGCGGACCGCGCGGCAGTGCTCTCCGTACTGGACTCGAATGTGCTGGTCTCGGACCGGACGGCCGAGGAGACCGCCGTCGAGCGGCTGGAGCGCTCCTGGGCGGACTACCTGGGCGTCCGGCACTGCGTCGGGGTCAGCAACGGCACCACGGCCATCGAGCTGGCGCTCCTCGCGCACGGGGTGGGCCCCGGTGACGAGGTGGTGGTGCCCGCACTGACCTTCGTGGCGACGGCGATGGCCGTGGTGCACGTCGGGGCGACCCCGGTGTACGCCGACATCGACCCGGTCACGTTCACCATGTCCCCGGACAGCCTGGCCGCCCGGATCACGGAGCGGACCAGGGCCGTCGTCCCGGTCCACCTGCACGGCCTCAGCGCCGACCTGGACCCGATCGGCGACCTCGCGCGCCGCCACGGCTGCGTGGTCGTCGAGGACGCCGCGCAGTCCCAGGGCGCCCGCTACCGGGGCGTTTTGTCCGGCGCGTCCGGCAACACGGCCACGTTCAGCCTCCAGATGACGAAGAACCTCCCCACCTGCGGGGAAGGGGGGCTCGTCGTGACCGACGACGAGCGTGTCGCCGAGCGAATACGCCAGCTCCGCCAGTTCGGGGAGACGATCCGCCCGGACCGGCCCCGCCGCTACGTGAGCCACCGGCTGGGCTTCAACGCGAAGCTCAACAACGTGCAGGCGGCCTACACGTCCAGCCAACTGGAGCGGTTCGACGCGTACCGGGAGGCCCGCCGGTCCAACGTCACGGCCTTCCTGGCGCGGCTGCGCCCGCTGGAGGGGCTGACCTGCCCGTCGGAGCCCGACGGCTACGAGCACGCCTGGCACATCCTGCGCTTCGTCGTCGACTTCGAACGGTTCCTGCCCGGCGTGGACACCGGGGCGGCGCGGAACCTGCTGATGCGGGCCCTGCGCGCCGAGGGGATGCCGGCCACCAGGTACCAGATGATGCCCGTCCCCGATCAGCCGGCGCTGCGCGCCCTGAGCGGCCGGACAGCCGCCTCCTGGCCCGTCGCCCAGGATGTCGTCGACCGCAGCTTCACCCTCCAGCAGCGCCATCTGCCGCCCGACGCCGGTCCGGTCCTCCAGAGCTTCGCCGATGCCGTGGAGAAGGTCTGGTCGCACCGGGAGACCCTGGTGAAACTCGCGGAAGGCGCGGACCGCTGA
- the argC gene encoding N-acetyl-gamma-glutamyl-phosphate reductase, translating into MKRIAVVGGRGFVGGELLRLLVHHPGVEVAAVTSETHAGRAVENAHPPLRGSGLRYSGRADLAPVDLVFLAGVHGSTAEILDDMAALAPKIVDLTADFRIEDAALMERYYGWSRRGARAKAFVRGLPELHREQIAGADRVAVPGCMATSAILSLAPLAVRGLLKDVQVDARTGSSGAGASGGAGNSHALRSGVMRVFAPFDHRHEAEVSEALGVDASMTVTATPQVRGVQTLTRVAVGEVTERELLTMYREDYGAEPFVRLVNSPRGTYRYPDPKVLLGSNYCDVGVVADRRGRALVMGSLDNLMKGAAGGAVQCMNLMLGLPETSGLTFPGLHPV; encoded by the coding sequence ATGAAGCGCATCGCAGTTGTGGGCGGCAGAGGGTTCGTGGGGGGTGAGTTGCTGCGCCTGCTCGTCCACCATCCCGGTGTCGAGGTCGCCGCCGTGACCTCCGAGACGCACGCCGGCCGTGCCGTGGAGAACGCCCACCCGCCGCTGCGCGGCAGCGGTCTCCGGTACAGCGGGCGCGCGGATCTGGCCCCCGTGGACCTGGTGTTCCTCGCGGGTGTCCACGGCTCCACGGCGGAGATCCTCGACGACATGGCGGCGCTCGCGCCGAAGATCGTCGACCTCACGGCGGACTTCCGGATCGAGGACGCCGCGCTCATGGAGCGCTACTACGGCTGGAGCCGCCGGGGGGCGCGGGCGAAGGCATTCGTGCGGGGTCTGCCGGAGCTGCACCGGGAACAGATCGCCGGCGCGGACCGGGTCGCCGTGCCGGGCTGCATGGCCACCAGCGCGATCCTGAGCCTCGCTCCGCTCGCGGTCCGGGGCCTGCTGAAGGACGTACAGGTCGACGCGCGCACCGGCAGCAGCGGCGCCGGTGCCTCCGGCGGCGCCGGCAACTCCCACGCGCTGCGCAGCGGGGTGATGCGGGTGTTCGCCCCCTTCGACCACCGCCACGAGGCCGAGGTGTCCGAGGCGCTCGGGGTCGACGCGTCGATGACGGTGACGGCGACCCCCCAGGTGCGCGGCGTGCAGACGCTGACGAGGGTCGCGGTCGGGGAGGTGACCGAGCGCGAGCTGCTCACCATGTACCGCGAGGACTACGGTGCGGAGCCGTTCGTCCGTCTGGTCAACAGCCCGCGGGGCACCTACCGCTACCCCGATCCGAAGGTGCTGCTCGGTTCGAACTACTGCGATGTCGGTGTCGTCGCCGACCGGCGCGGCAGGGCTCTTGTGATGGGGAGCCTCGACAATCTGATGAAGGGGGCCGCGGGCGGTGCGGTGCAGTGCATGAATCTGATGCTGGGTCTGCCGGAGACGTCCGGGCTGACCTTTCCCGGACTGCACCCGGTATGA
- a CDS encoding lysine biosynthesis protein LysW: MIEKGTEEMDTECVSCTGTLRIPADSYQGEIVSCPGCSAELEIHSTQPLRLAIAPEPEEDWGE; encoded by the coding sequence GTGATCGAGAAAGGGACCGAAGAGATGGATACGGAGTGCGTCAGCTGTACCGGCACATTGCGGATACCGGCGGACAGCTATCAGGGGGAGATCGTGAGCTGCCCCGGGTGTTCGGCCGAGCTGGAGATCCATTCGACGCAGCCGCTGCGGCTGGCGATCGCGCCCGAGCCCGAAGAGGACTGGGGTGAATGA